A region of Nostoc sp. 'Peltigera membranacea cyanobiont' N6 DNA encodes the following proteins:
- a CDS encoding heavy-metal-associated domain-containing protein: MTLQLTVPNMSCSVCASTITKALQAVDANASIQADPTTKLVSVETQASETAIKEALAAAGYPAG, encoded by the coding sequence ATGACTCTCCAACTCACAGTTCCCAATATGTCTTGTTCTGTTTGTGCAAGTACCATCACCAAAGCACTTCAGGCAGTCGATGCTAATGCCAGCATTCAGGCAGATCCCACAACCAAGCTTGTCAGTGTAGAAACTCAAGCATCAGAAACAGCAATTAAGGAAGCGTTAGCTGCTGCTGGCTATCCAGCCGGCTAA
- a CDS encoding RtcB family protein — protein sequence MQPKNLKRLLRALERQGLDVSYNDRTYSVRLVNSPDAPVAEVLLPEGFPVEAKALKQLANLASVRHPSGGCVCRACATPDFHPGDAGVAIGSIVETVGQVIPGAVGSDINCGMRLHVADLTIEEFLAKRDQFVEKMKGDYFFGTRDVTMTAEAMRSLFQYGVLGWLDAMLNRATGSVVKSDLQQLAQESDRIFLGGSMDGDWKLAPEELVPDTGLVRDGGLATIGGGNHFVEVQRVDKVENRTLAHAWGVREGQLAFMIHSGSRNVGKYIGGMWRDKAKATWQKGLKYPDSQIFPLSNHSHPELVASYLQAEATAANYGFINRLLLAELLRLRLREVYKDVEAPLVYDLPHNITLPEGQGWVTRKGASPAHAGQPVIIPGSMGTDSYLMVGRGNPAFCNSASHGAGRIFSRFDLNRRGASQSEAELGLTGVDCITLREERRIEEAPAAYKPIQSVIDVQVEAKMVDVVARLSPVLTFKA from the coding sequence ATGCAGCCAAAAAATTTAAAGCGTCTCCTGCGTGCTTTAGAGCGGCAGGGTTTGGATGTAAGTTACAACGATCGCACTTATTCTGTCCGTTTAGTTAATTCTCCTGATGCACCTGTAGCGGAAGTGCTTCTGCCAGAAGGCTTCCCCGTAGAAGCTAAGGCGCTGAAGCAGTTAGCGAATTTGGCAAGTGTCCGCCACCCGTCAGGTGGATGCGTTTGTCGGGCCTGTGCAACACCTGACTTTCACCCAGGTGATGCAGGTGTTGCCATTGGTTCAATTGTGGAAACCGTTGGTCAGGTTATTCCTGGCGCTGTCGGTTCTGACATCAATTGTGGAATGCGCCTGCACGTTGCTGATTTGACAATCGAGGAATTCTTAGCAAAGCGCGACCAATTCGTAGAAAAAATGAAGGGGGATTACTTCTTTGGTACGCGTGATGTGACAATGACTGCTGAGGCAATGCGATCGCTATTTCAATACGGAGTTTTAGGTTGGCTGGATGCCATGCTAAATCGGGCTACGGGGAGTGTAGTCAAATCTGATTTGCAACAACTAGCCCAAGAGAGCGATCGCATCTTTTTAGGTGGTTCAATGGATGGTGACTGGAAACTTGCACCTGAAGAATTGGTTCCCGATACCGGATTGGTACGCGATGGCGGATTAGCAACCATTGGCGGGGGCAATCATTTTGTAGAAGTGCAGCGAGTTGATAAAGTTGAAAATCGCACCCTTGCCCATGCTTGGGGAGTGCGCGAGGGACAACTAGCTTTTATGATTCATTCTGGTTCCCGAAATGTGGGTAAGTATATTGGGGGAATGTGGCGAGATAAAGCTAAGGCGACTTGGCAAAAAGGTCTGAAGTACCCTGATTCTCAGATTTTTCCTCTCTCTAACCATTCTCACCCCGAATTAGTCGCCAGTTACTTGCAAGCCGAGGCTACTGCTGCTAACTATGGCTTTATCAACCGTTTGCTGTTAGCAGAACTGCTACGTCTGCGTTTACGGGAAGTATACAAAGATGTGGAAGCACCTCTAGTTTACGACTTGCCGCATAACATCACCTTACCAGAAGGTCAAGGATGGGTAACACGCAAGGGTGCAAGTCCAGCCCATGCAGGGCAACCAGTGATTATTCCTGGTTCAATGGGTACTGATTCTTATCTGATGGTGGGTAGAGGCAATCCAGCGTTTTGTAATTCGGCCTCACATGGGGCGGGAAGAATTTTTTCTCGCTTCGACCTCAATCGCAGAGGTGCATCTCAAAGTGAGGCAGAACTGGGATTAACTGGCGTAGACTGCATAACCTTGCGTGAAGAACGCCGCATTGAAGAAGCACCAGCCGCCTACAAACCGATTCAGTCTGTGATTGATGTGCAAGTGGAGGCAAAAATGGTAGACGTTGTGGCGCGATTGAGTCCGGTATTGACGTTTAAGGCGTAG
- a CDS encoding glucose-6-phosphate isomerase, translating to MDARALWQRYQNWLYFHEGLGLYLDISRMRFDDAFVESLQPKFDKAFADMAELEKGAIANPDENRMVGHYWLRNPDLAPTPELTQEIVQTLEQIEAFAEKVQTGAIHPPRASRFTDIISIGIGGSALGPQFVAEALAPDFPPLKLHFIDNNDPAGIDRVINHLRNSLASTLVLVISKSGGTPEPRNGMIEVKKAYAGHNLEFAQYAVAITSVDSNLDKLAKDEGWLARFPMYDWVGGRTSEMSAVGLVPAALQGIDVRAILDGAKEMDDATRVPDVKNNPAALLALSWYFAGNGKGEKDMVVLPYKDSLFLFSRYLQQLVMESLGKEKDLDGKVVHQGIAVYGNKGSTDQHAYVQQLREGVANFFATFVEVLEDRQGPSTEIDPGVTSGDYLSGFLQGTRQALYENHRDSITVTIPQVNPRTVGALIALYERAVGLYASLVNVNAYHQPGVEAGKKAAASILDLQTRVVAVLQKEKTPLSLEELAQKAGASEQVEAIYKILRHIHANQRGVVLQGDLQKPGSLTVSAS from the coding sequence ATGGATGCTAGGGCACTTTGGCAACGATACCAAAACTGGTTATATTTCCACGAGGGATTGGGACTGTACTTAGACATAAGTCGAATGCGGTTCGATGATGCCTTTGTGGAATCGTTGCAGCCGAAGTTTGACAAGGCGTTTGCGGATATGGCTGAACTGGAGAAGGGAGCGATCGCAAATCCCGACGAGAACCGTATGGTTGGACACTACTGGCTGCGAAATCCTGATTTAGCGCCAACTCCAGAACTTACACAAGAAATAGTCCAAACCCTAGAACAAATCGAAGCCTTTGCGGAAAAAGTCCAAACAGGTGCTATTCATCCTCCCAGAGCAAGCCGCTTCACGGATATTATCTCCATTGGCATTGGTGGTTCCGCCCTCGGCCCCCAATTCGTCGCAGAAGCCCTTGCTCCTGATTTCCCACCCCTGAAACTTCACTTTATCGATAACAACGATCCGGCAGGTATCGATCGCGTTATCAATCATCTCCGAAATAGCCTCGCCAGCACTTTGGTATTGGTGATATCTAAATCTGGGGGAACGCCGGAACCCCGCAACGGCATGATTGAAGTTAAAAAAGCTTACGCCGGACACAATTTGGAATTTGCTCAATATGCGGTAGCAATTACCAGCGTTGATAGCAATCTCGATAAACTAGCCAAAGATGAAGGTTGGCTAGCCAGATTTCCCATGTATGACTGGGTAGGAGGGCGGACCTCAGAAATGTCTGCTGTGGGGCTAGTACCAGCCGCATTACAAGGCATTGATGTTCGCGCCATCCTAGATGGTGCAAAAGAGATGGATGACGCTACCCGCGTCCCTGATGTGAAAAATAACCCAGCAGCCTTGCTTGCTTTGTCTTGGTACTTTGCAGGCAATGGAAAGGGCGAAAAAGATATGGTTGTCCTACCTTACAAGGACAGCTTATTTTTATTCAGTCGCTATTTGCAACAGTTGGTGATGGAATCCTTGGGCAAAGAAAAAGACTTAGACGGTAAGGTTGTCCATCAAGGCATCGCCGTTTATGGTAACAAAGGCTCAACAGATCAACATGCTTACGTTCAACAGTTACGTGAAGGTGTAGCGAATTTCTTTGCTACCTTCGTTGAAGTATTAGAAGATCGTCAAGGCCCATCTACTGAAATAGATCCGGGAGTTACATCAGGCGACTATCTTTCCGGTTTTCTCCAAGGAACCCGACAAGCACTTTATGAAAATCACCGCGATTCGATTACAGTCACTATTCCCCAAGTTAATCCCCGAACCGTAGGGGCATTAATTGCTTTGTATGAACGCGCTGTTGGTTTATATGCAAGCTTAGTTAACGTCAATGCCTACCATCAGCCAGGGGTAGAAGCTGGCAAAAAAGCTGCCGCCTCCATTCTCGATTTGCAAACACGAGTGGTAGCAGTCCTCCAAAAAGAAAAAACTCCTCTTTCTCTTGAAGAACTTGCCCAGAAAGCAGGTGCATCAGAGCAAGTTGAGGCAATTTACAAGATTTTGCGTCATATCCATGCCAATCAGCGAGGTGTGGTTTTGCAAGGCGATCTTCAGAAACCCGGCAGTTTAACTGTTTCTGCTAGCTGA
- a CDS encoding cytotoxic translational repressor of toxin-antitoxin stability system → MSLEMRYARSFLLDLKNLEPAAYERVHDFVFVELAQKWQLTDLKELRQLDGEGIFHRFTLDNYLIGIEIRGEIVKFLRVIPMPDV, encoded by the coding sequence GTGAGTCTAGAAATGCGCTATGCAAGGTCTTTTTTGCTAGACCTGAAAAATTTAGAACCTGCCGCCTACGAGCGGGTGCATGATTTTGTCTTTGTTGAGTTAGCCCAAAAGTGGCAACTGACCGATCTAAAAGAACTGCGACAGCTTGATGGTGAAGGCATTTTTCACCGTTTTACCCTCGATAATTACCTGATTGGTATAGAAATCAGAGGTGAAATTGTGAAATTTCTACGTGTCATCCCTATGCCAGATGTTTAA
- a CDS encoding branched-chain amino acid ABC transporter permease produces MVDYLIFLAISTALFALFGLGLNLQWGFTGLINFGHIAFMTLGAYTTVLLSLKGVPLLISALAGAIVAALLGLIIGFATLRLREDYLGIVTIGTGELIRLVVNNQDLPVGDTWISGAFGVQSYPIPLSTEPNLFVKLVMIGLLTLLAAVTFFSLWQWIRTTQISRTTDLGKRTTSKQEFASRLGVGIVLAVLAAAIYISGVIGLYNYNPKAGLMLVLLLVLAFVYWRLEILVRSPWGRILKAIREDEEIPKALGKNVFWYKLQSLMLGGAIAGIAGAFFAWQLSAIYPDNFQPQITFDTWIMVILGGSGNNVGTILGAVIFFAYDALTREVLPRIVPLDEARLGAFRIVVIGLILMVLMIWRPQGILGKKEELTLGK; encoded by the coding sequence ATGGTTGACTATCTAATTTTCTTAGCAATTTCTACAGCACTTTTTGCTCTATTCGGTTTGGGACTCAATTTACAATGGGGCTTTACGGGGTTAATTAACTTTGGTCATATTGCTTTCATGACCCTGGGAGCATATACAACGGTATTGTTAAGCTTAAAGGGCGTACCCCTACTCATATCGGCATTAGCCGGGGCAATTGTCGCCGCCTTGTTGGGTTTGATAATTGGTTTTGCAACTCTACGCTTACGGGAAGATTATCTAGGAATTGTCACTATTGGTACGGGCGAATTAATTCGTTTGGTAGTAAATAATCAGGATTTACCTGTGGGTGATACCTGGATTTCTGGAGCGTTTGGCGTGCAAAGTTATCCCATACCCCTATCCACAGAGCCGAATTTGTTTGTCAAATTAGTGATGATTGGATTGTTAACGCTACTAGCTGCTGTAACTTTTTTTAGCTTGTGGCAATGGATTCGTACCACCCAAATATCTCGGACTACTGATTTAGGCAAAAGGACAACTAGCAAGCAAGAATTTGCGTCGCGCTTGGGTGTGGGAATTGTCTTAGCAGTTTTGGCAGCAGCGATTTATATCTCTGGGGTAATTGGATTGTATAATTACAACCCAAAAGCGGGTTTGATGCTGGTGTTGCTGTTGGTTTTAGCATTTGTATACTGGCGCTTAGAAATTTTGGTGCGATCGCCTTGGGGTAGAATTCTCAAAGCCATCCGTGAAGATGAAGAAATTCCCAAAGCGCTGGGAAAAAATGTCTTTTGGTATAAATTACAATCATTAATGTTAGGGGGTGCGATCGCAGGTATCGCTGGTGCTTTCTTTGCTTGGCAACTGTCCGCCATTTACCCCGATAACTTTCAACCCCAGATTACCTTTGACACTTGGATCATGGTGATTCTAGGCGGTTCTGGTAATAATGTTGGCACAATCTTAGGCGCGGTAATTTTCTTTGCTTACGATGCGCTGACGCGAGAAGTCTTACCCCGAATCGTTCCCCTTGATGAAGCCCGTTTGGGTGCATTTCGGATCGTGGTAATCGGACTAATTTTAATGGTACTGATGATTTGGCGACCTCAAGGTATTCTAGGGAAAAAGGAGGAACTTACCCTTGGTAAATAA
- a CDS encoding ABC transporter ATP-binding protein → MVNNQSLPLPLLVATGLSKSFGGIKAVNEAKIEVAKGSITGLIGPNGAGKTTFFNLLSNFIRPDRGRVIFDGEPIHNLQPYQIAQQGVIRTFQVARTLSRLSVLENMLLAAQKQTGENFWQVQLQPHVVAKEEKQLEERAMFLLESVGLAKKAHDYAGCLSGGQRKLLEMGRALMTNPKLILLDEPAAGVNPKLIDDICDRIITWNRQDGMTFLIIEHNMDVIMSLCDRVWVLAEGQNLADGTPAEIQSNPKVLEAYLGK, encoded by the coding sequence TTGGTAAATAACCAGTCATTGCCACTTCCCCTTTTGGTAGCCACTGGACTTTCTAAAAGCTTTGGTGGTATCAAAGCTGTTAATGAGGCGAAAATCGAAGTTGCCAAAGGCAGCATCACGGGCTTGATTGGCCCCAATGGTGCTGGTAAAACTACTTTCTTTAATTTACTCTCAAACTTCATCCGCCCAGATCGGGGGCGAGTGATTTTTGACGGCGAACCGATTCACAACTTGCAACCATATCAAATCGCCCAGCAGGGAGTAATCCGCACTTTTCAGGTTGCAAGGACTCTCTCGCGGTTGTCGGTGTTAGAAAATATGCTGCTGGCGGCGCAAAAACAAACGGGTGAAAATTTTTGGCAAGTGCAATTACAGCCCCACGTTGTCGCTAAGGAAGAAAAGCAACTCGAAGAGCGGGCAATGTTCCTCTTAGAATCAGTGGGCTTGGCAAAAAAAGCGCACGATTATGCTGGTTGCTTATCTGGTGGACAACGGAAGCTGCTGGAAATGGGACGGGCGCTGATGACTAATCCCAAGTTAATTTTGTTGGATGAACCAGCTGCTGGGGTGAATCCGAAACTGATTGATGATATTTGCGATCGCATTATCACTTGGAACCGGCAAGACGGGATGACCTTTTTGATTATCGAACACAATATGGATGTGATTATGTCCTTGTGCGATCGCGTTTGGGTACTTGCGGAGGGGCAGAATTTGGCTGACGGTACACCCGCAGAAATTCAAAGCAATCCTAAAGTTCTAGAAGCTTATTTGGGAAAATAA
- a CDS encoding YfbM family protein produces the protein MGITASYKRITPQKFAEIQNDTEAAASFFKLNLDDLVFDFSNPQAMIAQLQEQRSNKRDFSLDDWHALHFLITGESSLEVDTQVSPPLCNVVMGGAPTQFEASYGFVRYLTLEEVRDVANALSQISVEELKSRFNSAVFNEAEIYPNPSPGGWDEEEIEPLFELYPKLVEFFQNAAKEGDIVLLSSD, from the coding sequence ATGGGTATTACAGCTAGCTATAAACGCATTACGCCGCAAAAATTTGCAGAAATTCAGAATGATACTGAAGCAGCAGCATCTTTCTTTAAGCTTAATTTAGATGATTTAGTTTTTGATTTTAGTAATCCACAGGCAATGATTGCCCAACTACAAGAGCAACGAAGCAATAAACGTGACTTCAGCCTTGATGATTGGCACGCACTACATTTTCTTATCACTGGAGAGTCAAGTTTGGAAGTTGATACCCAAGTATCACCTCCTCTTTGTAATGTCGTTATGGGAGGTGCGCCGACACAGTTTGAAGCGAGTTACGGATTTGTACGCTATCTCACACTTGAAGAGGTTCGAGATGTTGCCAATGCTTTAAGTCAAATTTCTGTTGAAGAATTGAAGAGTCGATTTAATTCTGCTGTATTTAATGAGGCAGAAATTTACCCAAATCCTAGCCCTGGAGGATGGGACGAAGAGGAGATAGAGCCATTGTTTGAACTATATCCAAAATTGGTAGAGTTTTTTCAGAATGCTGCAAAAGAAGGTGATATTGTTTTGCTCTCATCTGATTAA
- a CDS encoding Uma2 family endonuclease codes for MQLETQKIHYTPEEYLEIEEKAEYKSEYRDGEIVPMTGGTTNHNKIALNLAASLKIALRRKNYDVYIGDVRLWIPRSRQHTYPDVMVIEGQPIYTGTSTTTVMNPMLIAEVLSKSTKNYDQGDKFLYYRSIPEFKEYILIDQYQYHVMQYVKTAENQWSFTELEHESATLSLQTIDFQIELRDLYEQVNFAENNED; via the coding sequence ATGCAGTTAGAAACACAAAAAATACATTACACACCTGAAGAGTATTTAGAAATTGAAGAAAAAGCAGAATATAAAAGCGAATACCGTGATGGAGAAATTGTACCGATGACGGGTGGCACTACAAATCATAATAAAATTGCTTTGAATTTAGCTGCATCCTTAAAAATTGCTTTAAGGCGTAAAAATTATGATGTTTATATTGGTGATGTGCGTTTATGGATACCTCGTTCTCGGCAGCATACCTATCCCGATGTGATGGTGATTGAGGGACAACCTATTTATACAGGAACCAGCACAACAACGGTTATGAACCCGATGTTAATTGCTGAAGTTTTATCTAAATCGACTAAAAATTATGACCAAGGTGATAAGTTTCTTTATTATCGCTCTATTCCAGAATTCAAGGAATATATTTTAATTGACCAATATCAGTATCATGTAATGCAGTATGTAAAAACTGCGGAAAATCAATGGTCATTTACTGAACTTGAACATGAATCTGCAACTTTATCACTGCAAACGATTGATTTTCAAATTGAATTGCGCGACCTTTATGAGCAAGTCAATTTTGCAGAAAATAACGAAGATTAA
- a CDS encoding DUF2087 domain-containing protein, whose amino-acid sequence MQPEQFNILLRFFKALADDSRLKIVGILANQECSVEELAVLLQLKEPTVSHHLAKLKELNLVTMRPEGNSRLYQLDSEALQSISKEIFTPEKIASLIENVDTEAWESKVLKNYFEGESLKEIPASRKKRLVILKWLANQFEVGVNYPERLVNDILKRYHPDCATLRRELIACQLMQRENGVYWRIT is encoded by the coding sequence ATGCAACCAGAGCAATTTAACATCTTACTGCGCTTTTTCAAGGCATTAGCGGATGATAGTCGATTAAAAATTGTAGGTATCCTGGCGAATCAGGAGTGCAGCGTCGAAGAATTAGCGGTGCTACTGCAACTTAAGGAACCGACAGTATCCCATCATTTAGCGAAACTTAAGGAGCTAAATTTGGTGACAATGCGCCCGGAGGGTAATAGCCGTCTGTATCAATTGGATAGCGAGGCTTTGCAAAGCATTAGCAAGGAAATTTTTACACCTGAGAAAATAGCATCTTTGATTGAGAATGTCGATACTGAAGCTTGGGAAAGCAAAGTGTTGAAAAACTATTTTGAGGGTGAATCTCTCAAAGAAATTCCTGCTAGTCGCAAAAAGCGTCTAGTTATTCTCAAGTGGTTAGCAAACCAGTTTGAAGTGGGAGTCAACTACCCTGAACGCCTAGTAAATGACATTCTCAAACGCTACCATCCTGACTGCGCCACCTTGCGACGAGAGTTGATTGCTTGCCAGTTAATGCAGCGAGAGAACGGGGTTTATTGGCGTATAACATAG
- a CDS encoding glutamyl-tRNA reductase, translated as MNIAVVGLSHKTAPVEVREKLSIPEPQIESAIAQLASYPHIDEVAILSTCNRLEIYIVTSEADQGIREITQFLAEYSKLPVISLRQHLFMLLHDDAVMHVMRVAGGLDSLVLGEGQILAQVKTTHKLGQQYSGIKTILNRLFKQALTAGKRVRTETSIGTGAVSISSAAVELAQIKVANLAACRVVILGAGKMSRLLVQHLISKGAVEISIVNRSRDRAQELAKLFPQQQIQIHPLSEMMTVIADSDLVFTSTSATEPILDRAKLEMVLEVQRSLMLFDISVPRNVHADVNELENVQAFNVDDLKAVVAQNYESRRKIAQEAEKLLEEEVEAFDIWWRSLETVTTISCLRNKVETIREQELEKALSRLGSEFADKHQEVIEALTRGIVNKILHDPMVQLRSQQDVEARRRCMQTLQMLFNLDAGEQFS; from the coding sequence ATGAATATAGCAGTGGTGGGGTTAAGCCATAAAACAGCCCCAGTAGAAGTCCGGGAAAAACTGAGCATTCCAGAACCACAAATTGAAAGTGCGATCGCTCAACTCGCCAGCTATCCCCATATTGACGAAGTTGCAATTCTTAGCACTTGTAACCGTCTAGAAATCTACATTGTTACCAGTGAAGCAGACCAAGGTATCCGAGAAATAACTCAGTTTCTTGCAGAATATAGTAAATTACCCGTTATTTCTCTACGACAACATTTATTTATGTTGCTACATGATGATGCAGTGATGCACGTCATGCGAGTAGCAGGTGGTTTAGATAGTCTGGTACTCGGAGAAGGTCAAATTCTGGCTCAGGTGAAAACTACTCACAAACTGGGACAGCAATATAGTGGTATAAAAACCATTTTGAATCGATTATTTAAACAAGCGTTGACAGCTGGTAAGCGGGTTAGGACTGAAACTAGTATTGGTACTGGCGCTGTCTCTATTAGTTCAGCGGCTGTGGAGTTAGCACAGATAAAAGTGGCAAATTTAGCTGCTTGTCGAGTGGTAATTCTGGGTGCTGGTAAAATGTCGCGGCTGCTGGTGCAACACCTAATTTCTAAAGGTGCTGTGGAAATTAGTATTGTAAATCGCTCTCGCGATCGCGCCCAAGAATTAGCAAAGCTGTTCCCCCAACAACAAATCCAAATTCATCCGCTATCGGAAATGATGACTGTAATTGCCGATAGCGATTTGGTGTTTACAAGTACTTCGGCAACAGAGCCAATACTCGATCGGGCAAAGTTGGAAATGGTTTTAGAAGTTCAGCGCTCTCTAATGTTATTTGATATTTCTGTGCCGCGTAATGTTCATGCGGATGTGAATGAATTGGAAAATGTGCAAGCGTTTAATGTGGATGATTTGAAGGCTGTAGTAGCGCAAAACTACGAAAGCCGTCGCAAGATTGCACAAGAAGCAGAGAAACTTTTAGAAGAAGAAGTGGAAGCTTTTGATATTTGGTGGCGCAGTTTAGAAACTGTTACCACCATTAGCTGTCTGCGAAATAAAGTCGAAACCATCCGCGAACAAGAGTTAGAAAAAGCTTTGTCAAGATTGGGTTCGGAATTTGCCGACAAACATCAAGAAGTGATTGAAGCATTAACACGGGGAATTGTCAATAAAATTTTACACGATCCGATGGTGCAATTGCGATCGCAGCAAGATGTGGAAGCTAGACGGCGCTGTATGCAAACTTTGCAAATGCTGTTCAACCTAGATGCAGGTGAGCAGTTTAGTTAA
- the glpX gene encoding class II fructose-bisphosphatase, which yields MENTLGLEIIEVVEQAAIASAKWMGKGEKNIADQVAVEAMRERMNKIYMRGRIVIGEGERDDAPMLYIGEEVGICTQPNASSLCNPDELIEIDIAVDPCEGTNLVAYGQPGSMAVLAISEKGGLFAAPDFYMKKLAAPPAAKGKVDINKSATENLKILSECLERSIEELVVVVMKRERHNDLIKEIREAGARVALISDGDVGAAISCGFAGTNIHALMGIGAAPEGVISAAAMRALGGHFQGQLIYDPAVVKTGLIGESREANIERLTSMNINDPDKVYDAHELASGETVLFAACGITSGNLMNGVRFFNGGARTQSLVISNQSKTARFVDTIHMFGEPKTLQLN from the coding sequence GTGGAAAATACACTTGGGTTAGAGATTATTGAAGTGGTAGAGCAAGCCGCGATCGCATCCGCAAAGTGGATGGGTAAAGGCGAAAAAAACATCGCTGACCAGGTAGCTGTGGAAGCTATGCGGGAGCGGATGAATAAAATCTATATGCGCGGTCGCATTGTAATTGGGGAAGGCGAACGCGACGACGCGCCGATGTTATACATCGGCGAAGAAGTTGGTATCTGTACCCAACCAAATGCTAGTAGCTTGTGTAACCCTGATGAATTAATCGAAATCGATATCGCAGTTGACCCCTGTGAAGGCACGAACTTGGTAGCTTATGGCCAACCTGGTTCGATGGCTGTCTTGGCAATTTCTGAAAAGGGTGGATTATTTGCTGCTCCTGACTTTTACATGAAGAAGTTAGCAGCACCTCCCGCAGCTAAGGGCAAGGTAGACATCAACAAGTCAGCAACAGAAAACCTCAAAATCCTCTCTGAGTGTCTAGAGCGCTCTATTGAAGAACTCGTGGTCGTGGTCATGAAGCGCGAACGCCACAACGATTTAATTAAAGAAATCCGTGAGGCTGGAGCGAGAGTCGCCCTAATTTCAGACGGTGATGTGGGTGCAGCTATCAGCTGTGGTTTTGCTGGAACTAATATCCACGCGCTGATGGGTATCGGTGCGGCTCCTGAAGGTGTAATCTCGGCAGCTGCAATGCGTGCTTTGGGCGGACACTTCCAAGGTCAATTGATTTACGATCCGGCAGTAGTCAAAACAGGTCTGATTGGAGAAAGCAGAGAAGCTAATATTGAGCGTTTAACGTCTATGAATATCAATGACCCCGATAAGGTCTATGATGCTCACGAACTAGCATCTGGTGAAACTGTTCTGTTCGCTGCTTGCGGCATTACCAGTGGTAATCTGATGAATGGTGTACGTTTCTTCAACGGCGGAGCTAGAACTCAAAGCTTGGTAATTTCCAACCAGTCTAAAACTGCTCGATTTGTTGATACAATTCACATGTTTGGTGAACCTAAGACTCTCCAATTAAACTAA
- a CDS encoding DUF981 family protein: MFIDYITLMLINMVAGLFLLADYVYRGIDSYNQRPWIPGFGITGAIALTTGLHMSFTWPIAGSFNIAFGETSVLFGILFVAAAVSLAQGWDLLTIAVYGFFAGIVAIVVGIRIINLNLTKQPLLSGIGFILTGLGGIFAAPTLYWKTNRTWRLIGVAVLIVAALIWALTGYLSYWNHLESFQKWVPAPMR; the protein is encoded by the coding sequence GTGTTTATCGACTACATCACATTAATGTTAATTAATATGGTAGCTGGGCTATTTTTACTAGCTGACTATGTGTATCGTGGTATAGATAGTTATAATCAAAGACCGTGGATTCCTGGATTTGGAATTACAGGTGCGATCGCACTCACAACTGGTTTACACATGAGTTTCACCTGGCCAATCGCTGGTAGCTTTAATATTGCCTTTGGCGAGACAAGCGTTTTATTTGGAATCTTGTTTGTTGCGGCTGCGGTTTCACTTGCTCAAGGTTGGGATTTATTGACAATAGCAGTTTACGGCTTCTTTGCTGGCATAGTTGCGATCGTAGTGGGTATCCGCATCATCAACTTGAATTTGACAAAGCAGCCGCTTTTATCGGGAATCGGCTTTATTTTAACTGGCTTAGGTGGTATTTTTGCAGCGCCAACTCTCTATTGGAAAACTAACCGAACTTGGCGGCTAATTGGCGTAGCAGTGCTGATAGTAGCCGCTCTAATTTGGGCATTGACAGGATATTTGTCTTACTGGAATCATTTAGAGAGTTTCCAAAAGTGGGTTCCAGCACCGATGCGGTAG
- the grxC gene encoding glutaredoxin 3: MLDFLNPLLNRHPERVKANVELYTWQTCPYCIRAKMLLWWKGVNFTEYKIDGNEAARAKMAERANGRRSVPQIFINNQHIGGCDDLYQLNTQSQLDLLLAQAAI, encoded by the coding sequence ATGCTGGACTTTCTTAATCCCCTATTAAATCGTCATCCAGAGCGAGTCAAAGCCAACGTCGAACTTTATACGTGGCAAACTTGTCCTTACTGCATTCGTGCCAAAATGCTCCTATGGTGGAAAGGTGTAAATTTTACTGAATATAAAATCGACGGTAACGAAGCAGCCAGAGCTAAAATGGCAGAACGTGCTAACGGACGACGCAGTGTACCACAAATTTTCATTAATAACCAGCACATTGGCGGCTGCGATGACCTCTATCAGCTAAACACACAAAGCCAACTCGATCTCCTTTTAGCCCAAGCCGCTATTTAG